The following coding sequences lie in one Bacteroides helcogenes P 36-108 genomic window:
- a CDS encoding bifunctional UDP-3-O-[3-hydroxymyristoyl] N-acetylglucosamine deacetylase/3-hydroxyacyl-ACP dehydratase: MLKQKTLKDSFSLSGKGLHTGLDLTVTFNPAPDNHGYKIQRIDMEGQPLIDAVADNVTETTRGTVLSKNGIKVSTVEHGMAALYALGIDNCLIQVNGPEFPILDGSAQYYVNEIERVGTIEQNAVKDFYIIKSKIEFRDETTGSSIIVLPDENFSLNVLVSYDSSIIPNQFATLEDMKKFKDEIAASRTFVFVREIEPLLQAGLIKGGDLDNAIVIYEREMSQENYDKLADVMGVPHMDASQLGYINHKPLVWPNECARHKLLDVIGDLALIGKPIKGRIIATRPGHTINNKFARQMRKEIRLHEIQAPTYDCSREPIMDVNRIRELLPHRYPFQLVDKVIEIGANYIVGIKNVTGNEPFFQGHFPQEPVMPGVLQVEAMAQTGGLLVLNSVDEPERYSTYFMKIDGVKFRQKVVPGDTLIFRVELMSPIRRGISTMKGYVFVGEKVVCEAEFMAQIVKNK, from the coding sequence ATGTTGAAACAAAAGACTCTAAAAGATAGTTTTTCACTCAGTGGAAAAGGTCTTCATACGGGGCTTGACCTAACCGTTACTTTTAATCCGGCTCCGGATAATCACGGATATAAAATCCAGCGCATTGATATGGAAGGACAGCCCCTTATCGATGCAGTGGCCGATAACGTAACCGAGACTACCCGTGGCACTGTACTTTCTAAAAACGGAATAAAGGTAAGTACCGTAGAACATGGTATGGCAGCCCTTTATGCATTGGGTATAGACAACTGTCTGATACAGGTCAACGGTCCTGAATTCCCAATTTTGGACGGAAGCGCCCAATATTATGTCAACGAAATTGAACGTGTGGGTACTATAGAGCAGAATGCCGTAAAGGATTTCTATATTATCAAATCAAAAATTGAATTCCGTGATGAAACGACAGGGTCTTCCATTATCGTTCTACCGGACGAGAATTTCAGCCTGAACGTACTGGTTTCTTACGACTCATCCATTATCCCCAACCAATTTGCGACTTTGGAAGATATGAAGAAATTCAAAGACGAAATAGCTGCCAGCCGTACTTTCGTTTTTGTACGCGAGATTGAACCTTTGTTGCAAGCCGGACTTATCAAAGGTGGGGATCTGGACAATGCCATCGTAATCTACGAGCGCGAAATGTCACAAGAGAATTATGACAAATTAGCTGATGTAATGGGTGTTCCCCATATGGATGCCAGCCAATTGGGCTACATCAATCATAAGCCACTGGTATGGCCTAATGAGTGTGCCCGCCACAAACTGCTTGATGTCATAGGCGACTTGGCTCTGATTGGCAAGCCTATCAAGGGACGTATCATTGCTACCCGCCCCGGACATACTATCAACAACAAGTTTGCGCGCCAGATGCGCAAGGAAATCCGCCTGCACGAAATTCAAGCTCCGACTTACGACTGCAGCCGCGAACCTATCATGGATGTGAACCGCATCCGTGAACTGCTGCCTCACCGCTATCCTTTCCAACTGGTGGACAAAGTCATTGAAATTGGCGCCAACTACATCGTAGGTATAAAAAATGTAACAGGCAACGAACCTTTCTTTCAGGGACACTTTCCGCAAGAGCCCGTAATGCCCGGTGTATTACAAGTAGAAGCAATGGCACAGACCGGTGGTTTATTAGTCTTGAATTCCGTAGATGAACCGGAACGATACTCCACTTATTTTATGAAGATTGACGGTGTGAAGTTCCGCCAAAAAGTAGTA
- a CDS encoding Crp/Fnr family transcriptional regulator gives MKNIIEKIEQTYPISDEAMKALLAEMQEKHYAKGTCIVQSGIIDRSIYFIEEGIARSVFHHNGMDTTTWFSKEGDITFGMDSLYYNKPSIEDIEALTDCTIYAIHINRLNALYEKHIDIANWGRILHQNVNKELSHLFVERLQLPPKERYERFMQRYPGLINRVKLKYVAAFLGISIYTLSRIRAQK, from the coding sequence ATGAAAAACATCATAGAGAAAATAGAACAAACCTATCCCATATCAGATGAAGCGATGAAAGCACTGCTGGCCGAGATGCAGGAAAAGCATTATGCCAAAGGGACATGCATCGTGCAGTCAGGAATCATTGACCGATCCATCTACTTTATAGAAGAAGGCATTGCCCGTTCCGTCTTCCACCATAACGGAATGGACACCACCACTTGGTTCAGTAAGGAAGGAGACATTACCTTCGGAATGGATTCCCTATACTACAACAAGCCATCCATTGAGGATATTGAGGCATTGACTGACTGCACCATATATGCCATCCATATCAACCGCCTGAATGCACTCTACGAAAAGCATATCGACATAGCCAACTGGGGACGGATTCTTCATCAAAATGTAAACAAAGAATTGAGCCACCTCTTTGTAGAGAGACTTCAACTGCCTCCTAAAGAACGTTATGAGAGATTCATGCAACGCTATCCGGGACTCATCAACAGGGTGAAATTGAAATATGTAGCAGCCTTCCTCGGTATCTCCATCTATACCTTGAGCCGCATCCGTGCCCAAAAATAA
- a CDS encoding HD domain-containing protein — MSYERKIINDPVFGFINIPKGLLYDIVRHPLLQRLTRIKQLGLSSVVYPGAQHTRFQHSLGAFYLMSEAIQQLTAKGNFIFDSEAEAVQAAILMHDIGHGPFSHVLEDTIVKGVSHEDISLMLMERINKEMNGQLTLAIQIFKDEYPKRFLHQLVSGQLDMDRLDYLRRDSFYTGVTEGNIGSARIIKMLDVKDDHLVIESKGIYSIENFLTARRLMYWQVYLHKTSVAYEKMLISTLLRAKELAGKGVELFAPPALRFFLYNDINRDTFYNNPKCLENYIQLDDNDIWTALKVWSTHVDKVLSNLSLSMINRNIFKVEISTEPFSEERKKNLMQQISEQLEIPLPEARYFIATPSIEKNMYDAADDSIDILYNDGDIKNIAEASDMLNISLLSKKVKKYYLCYQRLHR, encoded by the coding sequence ATGTCTTACGAGAGAAAAATCATCAATGATCCGGTTTTCGGATTCATTAATATACCAAAGGGGTTGCTGTATGATATTGTACGGCATCCCCTTTTGCAACGCCTCACCCGCATCAAGCAATTAGGATTGTCATCCGTAGTATATCCCGGCGCACAGCACACACGATTCCAGCATTCACTGGGTGCTTTCTACTTGATGAGCGAGGCTATCCAACAACTCACAGCCAAAGGTAATTTCATCTTCGACAGCGAAGCGGAAGCCGTTCAGGCAGCCATCCTGATGCACGATATCGGACACGGTCCCTTCTCCCATGTACTCGAAGACACCATTGTAAAAGGCGTGTCACACGAGGATATTTCTCTGATGCTAATGGAACGCATCAACAAAGAGATGAATGGACAACTGACACTTGCCATCCAGATATTCAAGGACGAATATCCCAAACGTTTCCTGCACCAATTGGTAAGCGGCCAACTGGATATGGATCGCTTGGACTACTTGCGCCGCGACAGTTTTTATACCGGAGTGACGGAAGGCAACATCGGCTCTGCCCGCATCATCAAGATGCTCGACGTAAAGGACGACCATCTTGTGATAGAATCCAAAGGTATCTACTCTATCGAGAATTTTCTTACCGCCCGCCGCTTGATGTACTGGCAGGTGTATCTGCATAAGACTTCCGTCGCTTACGAAAAGATGCTTATCAGTACACTGCTGCGTGCCAAAGAACTGGCGGGTAAGGGCGTAGAATTGTTCGCACCGCCTGCACTGCGATTCTTCCTATACAATGACATCAACCGGGATACATTCTATAATAATCCCAAATGTTTGGAGAACTATATCCAGCTCGACGATAACGACATCTGGACAGCCCTGAAAGTATGGAGTACCCATGTGGACAAAGTTCTTTCAAACCTAAGCCTGAGCATGATCAACCGTAACATCTTCAAAGTAGAGATTTCCACAGAACCTTTTAGCGAGGAACGAAAAAAAAACCTGATGCAACAAATCAGCGAACAGTTGGAAATTCCCCTCCCCGAAGCGAGATACTTCATTGCTACCCCAAGCATCGAAAAGAACATGTATGATGCGGCAGATGACAGCATAGATATTCTATACAACGACGGGGACATTAAGAATATCGCCGAAGCCTCGGATATGCTCAACATTTCTCTCTTGTCCAAAAAAGTAAAAAAATACTACCTATGCTACCAACGTTTGCATAGATAA
- a CDS encoding aldo/keto reductase — MKDKQGKEMNRRKFLKTLGTGAAVTTAALYGCGGKQQNTITGSTSAEGEVPTDKMTYRTTPSTGDKVSLLGYGCMRLPTVSKPGDGKNDDEIDQETVNRLTDYALAHGINYFDTSPAYCKGRSEHAMGIALSRHPRNSYYIATKLSNFSPDTWSHDSSLAMYRNSFKELKVDYIDYLLLHGIGMGGMEALKGRYLDNGMLDFLLSERKAGHIRNLGFSYHGDIEVFDYLLSRHDELKWDFVQIQLNYVDWHHAAETNPRNTDAEYLYNELVKRGIPAVIMEPLLGGRLSNVPTHIVSRLKQREPDGSVASWAFRFAGSWPDVLTVLSGMTYMEHLQDNLRTYSPLKSLTDEEKAFLEETAQLMLKYPTVPCTGCKYCMPCPYGIDIPSILQHYNKCVNEGNVPKSDQDEGYSQARRAFLVGYDRSVPRLRQANHCIGCNQCAVHCPQNIKIPDELHRIDSFVEQLKQGTL; from the coding sequence ATGAAAGATAAACAAGGAAAGGAAATGAACCGCCGCAAGTTCCTGAAAACATTGGGAACTGGAGCAGCCGTCACCACTGCCGCCCTGTACGGATGCGGCGGGAAACAACAGAATACAATAACCGGAAGCACCTCCGCCGAAGGCGAAGTGCCCACGGACAAGATGACCTACCGCACCACCCCCAGTACGGGCGACAAAGTATCTTTGCTGGGTTACGGATGCATGCGACTACCGACTGTAAGCAAGCCCGGTGACGGAAAGAACGATGACGAGATAGACCAGGAAACAGTAAACAGGTTGACGGACTATGCTCTGGCACATGGAATAAACTACTTCGATACATCTCCGGCTTACTGCAAAGGGCGTTCGGAACATGCCATGGGCATCGCCCTGAGCCGCCATCCGCGCAACAGTTATTACATCGCCACCAAACTCTCCAACTTCTCGCCCGACACGTGGAGTCATGACAGTTCGCTGGCCATGTACCGCAACTCTTTCAAGGAGCTGAAGGTGGACTATATAGACTACCTCCTGCTGCACGGCATCGGCATGGGAGGCATGGAAGCCCTCAAAGGACGCTACCTGGACAACGGCATGCTCGATTTTCTTCTGAGCGAGCGTAAAGCCGGACACATCCGCAACCTCGGCTTCTCCTACCACGGAGACATCGAAGTGTTCGACTACCTGCTTTCACGGCACGACGAGCTGAAATGGGACTTCGTACAAATACAGTTGAACTATGTGGACTGGCATCATGCCGCGGAGACAAACCCGCGAAACACGGATGCCGAATATCTTTACAACGAACTCGTCAAGCGAGGCATCCCCGCCGTCATCATGGAACCCTTGCTGGGCGGACGCCTGTCCAATGTGCCCACCCATATCGTATCGCGCCTGAAGCAACGTGAACCGGACGGCAGTGTGGCTTCATGGGCATTCCGCTTTGCCGGCTCCTGGCCCGATGTGCTGACCGTATTGAGTGGCATGACCTACATGGAGCACTTGCAGGACAACCTACGCACCTATTCGCCCCTGAAGTCGCTGACCGATGAGGAAAAAGCTTTCCTGGAAGAGACGGCGCAGTTGATGCTGAAATATCCCACCGTACCCTGCACCGGCTGCAAGTATTGCATGCCCTGCCCCTACGGAATCGACATTCCTTCCATCCTGCAACATTACAACAAATGCGTAAACGAAGGAAATGTACCCAAAAGTGACCAAGATGAAGGATACAGCCAGGCTCGTCGTGCTTTCCTCGTGGGCTACGACCGGAGCGTACCCCGCCTGCGTCAGGCAAACCATTGCATCGGATGCAACCAGTGCGCGGTTCATTGCCCGCAGAACATCAAGATACCCGATGAACTGCACCGCATAGACAGCTTTGTGGAACAACTGAAACAAGGTACTTTATAA
- a CDS encoding acyltransferase family protein translates to MFQSSSSVFTDSKPHYQLLDGLRGVAALMVIWYHIFEGFATSPLDQSFNHGYMAVDFFFILSGFVIGYAYDDRWKKMKMTDFFKRRLIRLHPMVIMGAILGLITYCIQGCVQWDGTHIGTSMILLSFLLTLFLIPVLPGAGAEVRGNGEMYPLNGPNWSLFFEYIGNLMYALFIHRMSTKALKILVVLLGIGLATFAITNGSGYGHMGVGWTLADNNLLGGFLRMSFSYAAGLLMSRNFKPIKVRGAFWICTLVLFALFAVPHIGGEEALWMNGLYDTVCILFVFPALVFLAASDSTTDKASSSLSKLLGDISYPLYVVHYPFMYLFYAWLWKDGLSFEAAWPVAAGIFFGNILLAYIVLKMYDEPIRKYLARHCLKKSNLTEK, encoded by the coding sequence ATGTTTCAAAGTTCCTCTTCTGTTTTTACAGACAGCAAACCTCACTATCAGCTCCTTGATGGATTAAGAGGGGTAGCTGCTTTAATGGTAATCTGGTATCACATTTTCGAAGGGTTCGCCACAAGTCCTCTTGACCAAAGTTTCAACCACGGATATATGGCAGTGGATTTCTTCTTCATCCTATCGGGATTTGTCATTGGGTATGCATATGACGACCGTTGGAAAAAAATGAAGATGACAGATTTCTTCAAGCGACGTTTGATACGCCTGCATCCCATGGTAATCATGGGAGCCATCTTAGGCCTGATTACTTACTGCATTCAAGGCTGTGTACAATGGGACGGCACTCATATAGGCACATCAATGATTCTGCTATCCTTTTTGCTCACCCTTTTCTTAATACCTGTGTTACCCGGAGCCGGAGCCGAAGTACGCGGAAACGGTGAAATGTACCCACTGAATGGTCCTAATTGGTCACTCTTCTTTGAATATATCGGAAACCTGATGTACGCCTTATTCATTCATCGGATGTCCACCAAGGCATTGAAAATATTAGTTGTATTGCTGGGTATCGGTCTGGCCACTTTTGCCATCACCAACGGATCTGGTTACGGGCACATGGGAGTAGGCTGGACACTGGCGGACAACAATCTGCTGGGTGGTTTCTTGCGGATGTCATTCTCCTACGCAGCCGGATTGCTGATGTCACGCAATTTCAAGCCAATCAAAGTGAGAGGAGCTTTCTGGATTTGCACATTGGTACTTTTTGCCCTATTCGCCGTACCCCATATAGGTGGAGAAGAAGCTCTGTGGATGAACGGACTATATGATACAGTTTGCATTCTTTTCGTGTTTCCGGCATTGGTATTCTTAGCCGCTTCGGACAGCACTACCGACAAAGCTTCTTCCTCACTTTCAAAACTTCTCGGTGACATTTCTTATCCTCTCTACGTAGTGCACTATCCTTTCATGTACTTATTCTACGCCTGGTTGTGGAAAGACGGGCTCAGCTTCGAAGCCGCTTGGCCCGTGGCAGCAGGTATCTTCTTCGGGAATATCTTGCTGGCTTATATTGTGCTGAAAATGTACGATGAACCTATCAGAAAATATCTGGCACGCCATTGTCTGAAAAAAAGTAACTTGACGGAAAAATAG
- a CDS encoding beta-N-acetylglucosaminidase domain-containing protein, protein MDYKKIWIAGIACTCIAGSLTAQETDFDLSAQRSEIQNVSVVPGKKIDHQGIIINPTPQQMTLDKNNRLDISGGLMLNDKQHKFESDLNFVKLQKKGIKLDINFGIKAAGKQGVKAMSGAYSLTIGEKGISIVGYDERGAFYGIQTLRQLTESSATNGNKLPYLTINDYPDLPNRGVVEGFYGTPWSHAVRLSLIDFYGKFKMNTYLYGPKDDPYHSSPNWRLPYPKEETKNIQELVQACQRNRVDFVWAIHPGKDIKWNEEDYQNLINKLNWMYDLGVRAFAVFFDDIEGEGTNPLKQTELLNRLHDDFAKVKGDISSLTVCPTDYSKLWANPTPQGSLAIYGKALNPDIKVFWTGDVVCSDLTRETLNWVNSRIQRPAYYWWNYPVTDYVRHIILQGPVYGLDTTLTAKETCGLISNPMEHGEASKLALYGVADYAWNVADYNPIDNWERGLGELAPKAKEAYRTFAIHSSDTENGYRRDESWETKTFRLTNWTDEAAQALQQEFERVEKAPIEMEKHCTNQALLNELRPWLKEFGKLGSRGRCALELARQYRSNQDNATFWKNFVSNRMNEKDRKAYEAHKSGTMKLQPFYEDIMDDMSYEFFKKLTGKIPMDYKGIGSFGNSNTIQTKLMLDKDTTTYYTSGIGQKANDWIGVDLRAIRSVSEIAIRQGRNSVDDVDYFDHAVLEYSEDGKNWHQLTEELSKQYVIHWKGNAVKARYVRLKRLDSQRTNYASVRTFEVNPLRVSNLGFRLNADNAQEALLAFDNNPNSSFTMRDSLVFEVPQGIKSYVLLLNRPAECLKLKQLDTKGILVSEISITSPFTKIELAPNTTEIKIEGMAEIVEIIANPQ, encoded by the coding sequence ATGGATTACAAGAAAATATGGATAGCAGGCATTGCCTGCACATGTATTGCAGGCTCCCTCACAGCCCAAGAGACTGATTTTGACTTATCAGCCCAACGATCGGAAATACAAAATGTTTCAGTTGTTCCGGGGAAGAAAATAGATCATCAGGGAATCATCATCAATCCCACTCCTCAGCAAATGACCCTTGACAAAAACAACCGGCTGGATATATCCGGCGGATTGATGTTGAATGATAAACAGCATAAGTTTGAATCTGACTTAAATTTCGTCAAGTTACAGAAGAAAGGGATAAAACTGGATATCAACTTCGGCATAAAGGCAGCCGGCAAGCAAGGAGTGAAAGCCATGTCAGGAGCCTATTCCCTCACAATCGGAGAAAAAGGCATTTCCATCGTAGGCTATGATGAAAGAGGAGCCTTCTATGGCATACAGACCTTACGCCAACTGACGGAAAGCTCGGCAACCAATGGAAACAAATTACCCTATCTTACCATCAACGACTATCCCGACCTGCCCAATCGTGGAGTGGTTGAAGGATTCTACGGAACGCCTTGGTCACATGCCGTACGATTGTCTTTGATAGATTTCTACGGTAAATTCAAGATGAACACCTACCTGTATGGTCCCAAAGACGATCCCTATCACAGCAGTCCCAACTGGCGGCTTCCTTATCCGAAAGAAGAGACCAAGAACATACAAGAACTGGTACAAGCCTGCCAACGCAACCGTGTGGACTTTGTATGGGCCATCCATCCGGGAAAGGACATCAAATGGAATGAGGAGGACTATCAGAATCTTATCAATAAACTAAACTGGATGTATGACTTAGGAGTACGCGCTTTTGCCGTTTTCTTCGATGACATTGAGGGCGAAGGGACAAATCCTCTGAAGCAGACTGAACTGCTGAACCGCCTGCATGATGACTTTGCAAAAGTGAAAGGTGACATCTCCTCGCTAACCGTCTGTCCTACCGACTACTCCAAACTTTGGGCAAATCCTACACCCCAAGGCAGCCTTGCCATCTACGGCAAAGCCCTGAATCCGGACATCAAAGTGTTCTGGACAGGAGATGTGGTATGCAGTGATCTGACCCGTGAAACCTTGAACTGGGTAAACTCGCGCATACAACGCCCGGCTTACTATTGGTGGAACTACCCCGTAACCGACTATGTGCGCCACATCATCCTGCAAGGTCCGGTATATGGACTGGACACTACACTCACCGCTAAAGAAACCTGCGGCCTCATCAGCAATCCTATGGAACACGGTGAAGCCTCCAAGTTAGCCCTTTATGGAGTGGCAGACTACGCTTGGAATGTGGCTGACTACAACCCGATAGACAACTGGGAAAGAGGTTTAGGCGAATTGGCTCCCAAAGCAAAAGAAGCCTACCGTACCTTCGCCATCCACTCTTCTGACACAGAAAATGGTTACCGACGGGATGAATCATGGGAAACAAAGACATTCCGTTTAACCAACTGGACCGATGAGGCTGCCCAAGCCTTACAGCAAGAATTTGAAAGAGTAGAAAAAGCCCCCATCGAGATGGAGAAGCATTGTACCAACCAAGCTTTGCTCAATGAACTTCGCCCGTGGCTAAAAGAATTCGGCAAGCTGGGCAGTAGAGGAAGATGTGCATTGGAACTGGCACGGCAGTACCGTTCCAACCAAGATAACGCTACATTCTGGAAAAATTTTGTAAGTAATAGGATGAATGAAAAAGACCGGAAAGCGTATGAAGCACATAAATCGGGCACAATGAAACTCCAACCCTTCTATGAAGATATCATGGACGACATGTCATACGAATTCTTCAAAAAGCTGACCGGAAAAATTCCGATGGACTATAAAGGTATCGGTTCATTTGGAAATTCCAACACCATTCAAACCAAGCTAATGCTGGACAAGGACACTACAACCTATTACACCTCGGGTATCGGTCAGAAAGCCAATGACTGGATAGGAGTTGATTTGAGAGCCATTCGTTCAGTATCAGAAATAGCCATCCGCCAAGGAAGAAATTCAGTAGATGACGTGGACTATTTTGACCATGCCGTACTGGAATATTCAGAAGACGGAAAAAATTGGCATCAACTCACTGAAGAACTGAGCAAACAATATGTTATCCATTGGAAAGGAAATGCAGTAAAAGCCCGTTATGTCCGTTTGAAAAGACTGGACTCCCAACGTACAAATTACGCATCTGTGCGCACATTCGAAGTAAATCCTCTTCGGGTAAGCAATTTAGGATTCCGGCTGAATGCAGACAATGCTCAAGAAGCTTTACTGGCCTTTGACAATAATCCAAACTCTTCCTTCACCATGAGAGACAGCTTGGTATTTGAAGTACCTCAAGGCATCAAAAGCTATGTTTTGCTACTCAACCGACCTGCAGAATGCTTAAAACTGAAACAGCTTGACACAAAAGGTATTTTGGTATCTGAAATATCCATCACATCTCCTTTTACAAAAATTGAGTTAGCCCCAAATACCACAGAAATAAAAATAGAAGGAATGGCAGAAATAGTAGAAATCATAGCTAATCCTCAGTAA
- the lpxD gene encoding UDP-3-O-(3-hydroxymyristoyl)glucosamine N-acyltransferase codes for MEFSAKQIATFIQGEIVGDENATVHTFAKIEEGIPGAISFLSNPKYTSYIYETQASIVLVNKDFMPEQEIKATLIKVDNAYESLAKLLNLYEQSKPKRVGIDPLAFVSETAKIGKDVYISPFACIGDYAEVGDNTVIHPHATIGSGAKVGSNCIIYANVTIYHDCRIGNHCILHAGSVIGADGFGFAPTPQGYEKIPQIGIVILEDNVEIGANTCVDRATMGATIIHSGVKLDNLIQVAHNDEIGSHTVMAAQVGIAGSTKIGEWCMFGGQVGIAGHIHIGDKVNLGAQSGIPGSIKEGSQLIGTPPMELKQYFKASIAQRSLPDMQKELRQLRKELNEIKQQLNK; via the coding sequence ATGGAGTTTTCTGCTAAACAAATTGCAACATTTATCCAAGGAGAAATTGTTGGAGACGAGAACGCAACCGTCCATACCTTTGCTAAAATCGAAGAAGGAATACCGGGAGCCATCTCCTTTCTATCCAATCCTAAATATACCTCTTACATATACGAAACTCAAGCAAGCATTGTATTGGTAAACAAGGATTTCATGCCTGAGCAGGAAATAAAAGCCACTCTGATAAAAGTGGACAATGCCTATGAAAGTCTTGCAAAGCTGCTGAATCTTTATGAACAAAGTAAACCCAAACGGGTAGGCATTGATCCATTAGCCTTTGTTTCCGAAACAGCCAAAATAGGCAAAGATGTTTACATATCCCCTTTTGCTTGCATAGGTGATTATGCCGAAGTAGGAGACAATACGGTAATTCATCCGCATGCAACCATCGGCAGTGGTGCAAAAGTGGGAAGCAATTGTATTATTTATGCCAATGTCACCATCTACCATGACTGCCGCATAGGCAATCATTGCATCCTGCATGCAGGCAGCGTCATCGGAGCAGACGGATTCGGTTTTGCCCCTACCCCGCAAGGCTATGAAAAAATTCCCCAAATCGGTATCGTAATCCTGGAAGACAACGTGGAGATAGGTGCAAACACTTGTGTGGATCGTGCCACAATGGGAGCCACCATCATACATAGTGGCGTAAAGTTGGACAATCTGATACAAGTGGCACATAATGACGAAATCGGCTCTCACACAGTAATGGCGGCACAAGTGGGAATTGCCGGTTCCACAAAAATCGGCGAATGGTGTATGTTTGGAGGTCAAGTTGGTATCGCCGGACATATCCATATCGGAGACAAAGTAAATCTCGGTGCGCAATCGGGCATTCCCGGTAGCATCAAAGAAGGTAGCCAACTGATCGGAACCCCTCCGATGGAACTGAAACAATATTTCAAGGCTTCCATAGCACAACGCAGCCTGCCCGACATGCAAAAAGAGTTACGCCAGCTCCGTAAAGAATTAAATGAGATAAAACAACAATTAAATAAGTAA
- a CDS encoding glycerophosphodiester phosphodiesterase, which translates to MKLNGMIVVYALLCTVTLGARAQSRIIAHRGYWKCEGSAQNSITSLQKAAEVGIYGSEFDVQLTKDRNVVVNHDDSINGMMIGDVTYGDLKNIRLKNGEKLSLLDDYLKVGKTLPGIQLILEIKPHRTEAEENDATDIVVRKVKEMNMEKQVEYISFSMNICERLVKLTPESEIAYLNGDISPENLKDKGINGIDYHVKILAERPEWIEEAHRLGMKVNVWTVDKMEQISQMNNLKVDFITTNYPVKAKNLVAR; encoded by the coding sequence ATGAAACTGAATGGAATGATTGTTGTTTATGCTCTGTTGTGTACGGTTACTCTGGGCGCGCGAGCCCAATCCCGAATTATTGCGCATCGTGGATATTGGAAATGTGAAGGCTCTGCTCAGAATTCCATCACTTCTTTGCAGAAAGCGGCAGAGGTCGGAATTTATGGCTCGGAGTTTGATGTGCAGTTGACAAAGGATAGAAATGTGGTGGTTAATCATGATGATAGCATTAATGGCATGATGATTGGTGATGTCACTTATGGTGATTTGAAAAATATTAGATTGAAGAACGGTGAGAAGCTTTCTTTATTGGATGATTATTTGAAGGTAGGCAAGACTTTGCCCGGCATCCAATTGATATTGGAAATCAAGCCCCACAGGACGGAAGCGGAAGAAAATGATGCGACAGACATCGTGGTACGCAAAGTGAAGGAGATGAATATGGAGAAACAAGTGGAGTATATTTCGTTCAGCATGAATATTTGTGAACGATTAGTGAAGCTGACTCCGGAATCAGAAATAGCTTATTTGAATGGTGATATTTCTCCTGAAAATCTCAAAGATAAAGGTATTAACGGTATAGATTATCACGTAAAAATTTTGGCAGAAAGGCCCGAATGGATTGAAGAAGCCCACAGGCTGGGCATGAAAGTAAATGTGTGGACTGTAGATAAGATGGAACAAATCAGCCAAATGAATAATCTGAAAGTGGATTTTATTACTACTAATTATCCTGTAAAGGCGAAGAATTTGGTGGCGAGATGA